ACATTTTTTGCGTTTTAATATTACCATGAAAAGATTATTGTTGTACATAACTTTGGCACTTTTTCTGTTCGCCTGCCAGGCAGAAAGACAAAGTACAGCCGTAAGATACCCGGATCCACCGAATCAGCCTCCAAGAAGACCTTCCGGACCTGCTGTTATTGTAGATCATGCTATGCCGCCTCATCCCGATAAAGACGAAGATGAAAACGAAAAGGGAAGAAAAGAAGACGGATCCAACAAAAAACCTACACGGAGTTCGGGAAAGGACAAAGGCAAAGACAGGGACAACGACAGAAACCGCCGATAAACGCAATCTTTAGGTTGCCAAAATATTCCAGTTCTGGCAGCGCGAGGTGTTTCTGGACACCCACACCACCAACGGTTCGGATCATCAGTACACCATCACACTGATACGCGTCCAGCCCAGTTCGTTTTCTCCCCTGCTTGAGGATTTCCGGCGTGACTCATAGAGTCAATTGCAGGGAAATTGGATTGTCATTAATGGTCATTTTTAGCCATTAACTTGTAGTCGCGCGTATTTAAAAAGGTTTATTGTTGCATGCCTTTCATCCAATCTATGCACAGGTCGGTCCAGGTATGGAGGTGTTCATTTTCAAGAGCCAGCCCAAATCCATGGCCGCCTTCGGGAAATATATGCATCTCAGCAGGCACATCATTCTCCTGTAAAGCCTTATAGAACATGAGGCTGTTTTTCACAGGCACACCCCCGTCATCGCCTGCATGGATAAGAAATGTGGGCGGGGTATCGGCTGTAACCTGCTTCTCGTTAGAAAACCGGTCAATAAGTTCCTGATCGGGGTTTTTTCCCAGAAGGTTGTTTCGCGAGCCTATATGGCCAAATTTTGGATCGAAGGATATGACAGGATAAACCAGTATCATAAAGTCGGGGCGGCTACTTGCCATTGCTATCGGATCTCCTATGCCGGACTTCACTTCATCAAAATGGGTTCCGAGGGTGGAAGCCAGGTGTCCACCGGCGGAGAATCCCATCACTCCGATCTGATCCGGATTGATATTCCATTCCTTCGCATGATACCGGGTTAAACGCAAAGCCCTTTGGGCGTCCAGCAAAGGAGATTTATGCCCTACAATGTTGCTTTCGGATCCGGGAAGCCGATATTTAAGCACAATACCTGCAATACCTTTTGAATTAAGCCATTTGGCCACATCTGTTCCCTCCCAGTCATAGGCAAGTATTGAATAACCTCCGCCAGGGCAGATCACCACAGCCTGTCCCGTGGCATTGGATTTGGAAGGAAGGTAAACTGCCATATCCGGTTTCTGCACTTTCGATATCCGCACAATACCGTTGGTATCGGCCTGTTCGGTTTCATCCGAAGGCTTATAATTGGGAATATCTTCTTCCCACAAGGGCAGGGTTACGTTCTGTGTTTGCCCGTAAAGAGCAAGAAAAACAAATATAACAAGAAGGATGGAAGTTCGTTTCATAAGGCTTTTGATTTATGGTCAATAATTGAAAGTTTTCCTCATTATGAGAAATCCAAATATAAAAATCATCCTTCAAAAATGACAGCATAACACACAAAAATAATTGGGTAATACACTATGAGCTTGAATACAATAAGGCCTGAACATTCTTGAAGAGACAAGAATCAAGATAACGAGATACAAGAGACAAAAAAGCAATAATAAACAAACAAGGAGCAGAATGAAACAAAAACCTGTATAAAAGCCCTAACCTATGCTTAAAAACCTATTGACAACTAATTCATCACCCACATTGTTTGCAGAAAGATATTCTTATCTTTGCCCCGATTATCAGAAAGCATAAATATTAATGAAACCTGCATGCAGTGACTTGCACAACAGGAACATAATTAACATGCGGGTTCCATGGTGATTCAAGCAAATTATGTAAATTTCACATCTAAATCAATTTGGAATTTAAGTCTTTAATATACTGTTAACCTAATGAAATTCAACGATTTTAACCTGAATGAGCAACTGCTGGATTCGATCTTCT
This genomic window from Bacteroidales bacterium contains:
- a CDS encoding alpha/beta hydrolase yields the protein MKRTSILLVIFVFLALYGQTQNVTLPLWEEDIPNYKPSDETEQADTNGIVRISKVQKPDMAVYLPSKSNATGQAVVICPGGGYSILAYDWEGTDVAKWLNSKGIAGIVLKYRLPGSESNIVGHKSPLLDAQRALRLTRYHAKEWNINPDQIGVMGFSAGGHLASTLGTHFDEVKSGIGDPIAMASSRPDFMILVYPVISFDPKFGHIGSRNNLLGKNPDQELIDRFSNEKQVTADTPPTFLIHAGDDGGVPVKNSLMFYKALQENDVPAEMHIFPEGGHGFGLALENEHLHTWTDLCIDWMKGMQQ